Proteins encoded within one genomic window of Natator depressus isolate rNatDep1 chromosome 1, rNatDep2.hap1, whole genome shotgun sequence:
- the ILDR1 gene encoding immunoglobulin-like domain-containing receptor 1: protein MARSWRWLQGLVLTWLPIGCLSLLVIVQDIERYTTLFASVILKCDYSTSAQLQDIVVTWRFKSFCKDPIFDYYSASYQAGLALGQDPSNDCNDNQRVVRIVIQRRGQNEPVLGIEYRQRKITIQNRADLVISEVMWWDHGVYYCAVEAPGDTAGDPDKEVKLVVLHWLTVIFIVLGALLLLMLIGVCWCQCCPQHCCCHVRCACCPTRCCCNEEALERHRFVKQARTLMPWMTHYPFYVGGDGNSQLSSYQLNPLLQKDVSLQSSLPLVHSQGQLPPQNNVLDYLESEIQNLNLSQPLLPSHHFGTNQHPSVLSSLSSEIVERRVIQLPPITELIPSSQRSSSLSQLQRAGHAAESWGSTIEDEREDRRRCQPLNGDSLSSFDQESWDKGRDQPPQRQREGSYEGRHRSSRRDVSPTHRPDHGRYGGIFYPEEAREHSGRRFNPRQQPLERQRYQSSNRKGSNSEQRGRQHRSYSPPSWRESWSSAEEHSRFQGNNRQRHRRSPGWPDDKPPSYRSLEIIPAKDSKHRSSVGQQSEKGSSRSGKSVVI from the exons ATGGCCCGGAGCTGGCGGTGGCTGCAGGGGCTGGTCCTCACCTGGCTCCCCATAG GCTGCCTCTCCCTGCTTGTGATAGTGCAGGATATTGAGCGATACACCACCTTATTTGCTTCTGTGATCCTCAAGTGTGACTACAGCACTTCAGCACAGCTGCAGGATATAGTGGTGACATGGCGCTTCAAATCCTTCTGCAAGGACCCCATCTTTGACTACTACTCTGCCT CCTACCAGGCTGGGTTAGCTCTTGGCCAGGACCCATCCAATGACTGTAATGACAACCAGCGAGTGGTGCGCATCGTCATTCAGAGACGTGGACAGAACGAGCCTGTGCTAGGCATAGAGTACAGACAGCGCAAGATCACCATCCAGAATC GGGCAGACCTTGTGATCAGTGAGGTGATGTGGTGGGACCATGGAGTCTACTACTGTGCTGTTGAGGCTCCAGGAGACACTGCAGGCGACCCAGACAAAGAGGTTAAGCTCGTTGTTCTGC attGGCTCACGGTGATCTTCATCGTTCTTggtgccctcctcctcctcatgctgaTCGGGGTGTGCTGGTGCCAGTGCTGCCCCCAACACTGCTGCTGCCATGTCCGTTGCGCCTGTTGCCCAACCCGCTGCTGCTGCAATGAGGAAG CCCTGGAACGACATCGGTTCGTGAAGCAGGCTCGGACACTCATGCCATGGATGACACACTACCCATTCTATGTGGGAGGTGACGGGAACTCCCAACTCTCTTCTTACCAGCTGAACCCATTGCTGCAAAAAG ATGTCTCTCTGCAGAGCAGCCTCCCACTGGTGCATTCACAGGGCCAGCTGCCCCCGCAAAACAACGTCCTGGACTATCTGGAGTCTGAGATCCAAAACCTCAACCTATCCCAGCCCCTGCTACCCTCCCACCACTTTGGGACCAACCAGCATCCCAGCGTGCTTTCCTCCCTGAGctcagagattgtggagcgcagGGTAATCCAGCTGCCTCCCATCACTGAGCTCATCCCATCCTCACAGAGGAGCAGTAGCTTGTCACAGCTGCAGCGAGCTGGCCATGCTGCAGAATCCTGGGGCTCCACAATAGAGGATGAGAGGGAGGACCGGAGAAGATGCCAGCCCTTGAATGGAGATTCTCTCTCCAGCTTTGATCAGGAATCCTGGGACAAGGGGCGAGACCAGCCTCCTcagaggcagagggagggcagcTATGAGGGCAGGCACCGGAGTTCCAGGCGGGATGTATCGCCCACACACCGGCCAGACCACGGTAGGTATGGTGGCATCTTCTACCCTGAGGAGGCCAGGGAGCACTCAGGCCGCCGTTTCAACCCCAGGCAGCAGCCTTTGGAGAGGCAAAGGTATCAAAGCTCCAACAGAAAGGGCAGCAATTCAGAGCAGCGGGGGCGCCAGCATCGCAGCTATTCTCCTCCGTCATGGCGAGAGTCGTGGAGCTCGGCAGAAGAGCACAGTCGCTTCCAGGGGAACAATAGGCAACGCCACCGTCGCTCCCCAGGCTGGCCAGACGACAAGCCACCCAGTTACCGCTCATTGGAAATTATCCCAGCCAAGGACAGCAAACACAGAAGCAGTGTGGGACAGCAGTCG GAAAAAGGAAGTTCCCGCAGTGGAAAAAGCGTGGTCATTTAA
- the LOC141984336 gene encoding apovitellenin-1-like — protein MLQSRALATALILLLSTGLSEVGAKAISKRHVRRDWLIIPDSIAFYVYESVNKVSPKAGQFLAEAVQTPVIVAYRNFLMKETSKISVLSEQLMEKLTGLWKKKEEAPAQQ, from the exons ATGCTTCAGTCCAGGGCTTTGGCGACGGCTCTGATTCTGCTCCTCAGCACCGGTCTCTCTG AAGTGGGTGCTAAGGCAATCTCAAAAAGACACGTCCGTCGTGACTGGCTGATCATACCTGATTCAATTGCATTTTACGTGTACGAATCTGTGAACAAAGTGTCCCCGAAAGCTGGTCAGTTCTTGGCGGAAGCTGTTCAGACTCCAGTAAT TGTCGCCTACAGGAACTTCCTGATGAAGGAGACCTCTAAAATCAGTGTGCTGTCAGAACAGCTGATGGAAAAATTAACAGGTCTgtggaagaagaaagaggaagccCCAGCCCAGCAGTAG